The Oncorhynchus masou masou isolate Uvic2021 chromosome 2, UVic_Omas_1.1, whole genome shotgun sequence genomic sequence CTAGGCAAGAGGGTTACATCTGTTTAAGATTTTTATTAGTAAAGAACAATGTTTGACAGTGTAGATGTCTCACATCTGTAACATTTTTGTAAAACAAGTGTGCGGTTTTTGAAGTCACAAATGTACAAAACTGCTCTTTGTACAGTTAAACTTTTTTATCAATCACAGTTCATATAAAATACACTAGCATTTATAGCTATTTGACCTCAACCCTACATTTTTTCCACTCTATTCACAGTGGGGGGTGAGCAAACCCCATTATAAGTTACCATCTTCCATCGCTCtcagtctcttcatctccctcactGCCCTGAAAGCACGGATGGCCAAGACCATTCCGAAGATGAAATCAATGACTCCAAGCACCCCAAAGAGGCCTCCAGCGATGTCTGCTCCATTGAGTGCACACGCAAAGCCCTGATGCCCTTTGCTCTTGTAGAGCGCTTCCCTCTCTGTACAGATGGGGTTGTCGTAGGTCTCCTGCAGCTTGATGAAGTAGAAGGCCAGGGCAGGGATGTAGCCCAGGCCGATCAGGAGGTTCACCAGGGCCTCACCCAGCAGCACAGGGGGCCAGCGGTAAGGGACTCTCAAAACCCCGAAAGCCAGAATAATGCAGGCATAAACCATCAGAGCCCCTCCACAGGCCATGCTGAAGATGTATGGAGGAAGCTTGAGCTGGTGGAACAGTTTGTCCAGCTCCTTGACCCTGTCTGCGTCGGCTCCAGTGAAAGCCTGTGCTCCTCCATAGTAGTAATGGTAGAGACCCCCGAGGCTGGCCAGGTCCCGGTAACCCCCGGAGTTACTGTAGGACACTCCTGAGCAGATGACTATCAGCAGGTTTACAAAGACCTCCATTATCTGGCATAGACCTGAACAGATCAAGAAAGAGCTAAATACATGACTTATCATACAGTAAGAGTCTGGGAGAAATCGAGCTGAGTTGAAGGTCAAGTTATACGTTTCACAAGAGAGGGAGGATTATGCGACAATGCAGCTAAATTGAGGTTGTTCCGAGTTCAACCAACATGGTTGATGGTTAATTTCAGTGGGAATTTCACCTCAGAGGGAGataaaacatacagtatgtcattGTGTGAATTAAACATGGATGAACAAACAATTTGGAGAAAGAAACCAAATACAAAAACTCCTAAATGTTGAGTAATA encodes the following:
- the marveld3 gene encoding MARVEL domain-containing protein 3 encodes the protein MPERSRYQERDEYDKSRERDRTHDRGSSSHEERDRRKRDQMDERYRDEKYSGADRRVREKDYSGRQRDTTPHSFKDAPPDHRGSSQQGQQRAYTEASTSPSVGEYYEPQHRQALYNLRYALTARGLCQIMEVFVNLLIVICSGVSYSNSGGYRDLASLGGLYHYYYGGAQAFTGADADRVKELDKLFHQLKLPPYIFSMACGGALMVYACIILAFGVLRVPYRWPPVLLGEALVNLLIGLGYIPALAFYFIKLQETYDNPICTEREALYKSKGHQGFACALNGADIAGGLFGVLGVIDFIFGMVLAIRAFRAVREMKRLRAMEDGNL